From the genome of Eublepharis macularius isolate TG4126 chromosome 12, MPM_Emac_v1.0, whole genome shotgun sequence, one region includes:
- the LOC129339061 gene encoding uncharacterized protein LOC129339061 has translation MGSLQLTTVLLLVSVSLCEVASQNFIKNPKEKMEHLLLINEVNADNPGDDTTEYVELYHTSGRRASLDGYFLVFYNGNGNSAYRVKDLKGFSTDSQGFFLIGSSAVTPRPSVILQKNTIQNGPDAIAVYFGKGSFYEGMMVTNKDLVDALVHKSKISDKADDLVRILTPGTEPFLEDPLFRTADESLERCQGADARWFFQVAMPTPGSDNHCVPFAQLNATTALISEVNVASSPGEFEFVELQGPSSTDLKDLVMVLIEGSTGKIYFVMEVSGRTSPDGLLLIGPGQAGTQVDLPFPPNSSVPLLKAGLNAVALYTGVSSSFALGSVASASNLLDALVYTTVEGSSSKLRDILTPGKPVFYGRERSQQGNTSMSRCACCSTTRDPSIYTLGKPTPRSFNDCPKKRFSQEISLCLQAAGCPQESPEQHNIVTALAQALDKRSGSGVSPVHFRDVTVACQGSDLMFTALLMARSAEQLTALLRDFSLFSESKEVVDFGEWNSTAATACARDANVTETPLGATSEKPGATKEPQTPQAELLINEVNPDNPGAREDTEYIELFYPGLAPFDLRGYWLVLYNGKNNLAYKVVNLTGHRTDEHGYFLVGSDGVIPKPLIVLPPNTIQNGVDAVALYHSTTATYQINMALTSEGLVDAVVYKSRGSEKADKLLAVLAPGQSVLYEDDSHSHLDESLSRCHSLKPRNHRSFQVTAITPFQENACLPLGSNSTEEVAHNHSVLINEVGLGNSSILYQFFELKGIPGTSLKGYSLAFFSGWDHKPYMSIPLQGTFGSSGLFVILPERQARPGKAHDQLIAPYVWSKLSAQQEFQAVVVTSRVPQVHNGTLMTGENIEDAVAFTLEANASPGHLGFLGPIHVISKRGERPVSLSRCSYCSTTFAVSETTPGLENSCPQESLSMVFEICLQTPNCSMWSQNPSMLARFQRALADSMEENCSCGISPCYLQGFNFTCFSSVLKLSGQLWARSSEQLQLLSKWQADFSRSPHPFLVDGRLLKPNRSCSESGRTLKFEASFRTWEIALVILGSVLLFLLLTGIALYYIKRRPQNYTTIEMNDRCEIMEGI, from the exons ATGGGTTCCCTTCAGCTAACGACAGTTCTGTTGTTGGTGTCTGTGTCGCTATGTGAGGTGGCCTCTCAGAACTTCATCAAGAATCCCAAGGAAAAGATGGAACATTTGCTCCTGATCAACGAGGTCAATGCAGATAATCCAGGGGACGACACCACCGAGTATGTGGAATTGTATCACACCAGTGGCCGGCGGGCCTCACTTGATGGCTACTTCTTGGTTTTCTACAATGGCAATGGCAACTCAGCCTACAGAGTGAAGGACCTCAAGGGCTTTTCCACTGACAGCCAAGGGTTCTTCCTCATTGGGTCCTCTGCAGTCACACCGCGACCATCGGTGATCCTACAAAAGAACACAATCCAGAATGGGCCAGATGCAATTGCTGTGTATTTTGGGAAGGGGTCCTTTTATGAAGGCATGATGGTCACCAATAAAGACTTGGTGGATGCCTTGGTCCATAAGTCGAAAATCAGCGACAAGGCAGATGATTTGGTCCGTATTCTGACTCCTGGCACAGAGCCTTTCTTGGAGGACCCGCTGTTCAGGACTGCAGATGAGTCACTGGAGAGATGCCAAGGGGCAGATGCACGTTGGTTTTTCCAAGTGGCTATGCCAACCCCTGGTTCAGATAACCATTGTGTGCCTTTTGCGCAGCTGAATGCAACCACAGCATTGATCAGTGAGGTCAATGTGGCGTCTTCCCCTGGGGAGTTTGAGTTTGTGGAACTACAAGGCCCTTCATCTACTGATCTCAAGGACCTGGTGATGGTGCTGATCGAAGGCAGCACCGGGAAGATCTACTTTGTCATGGAGGTGTCTGGCAGAACGTCTCCCGATGGGCTGCTTCTCATTGGTCCGGGCCAAGCCGGAACCCAAG TTGACCTGCCGTTCCCACCAAACTCCAGCGTCCCCCTCCTCAAAGCAGGCCTGAATGCTGTTGCCCTGTACACAGGGGTCAGCAGCAGCTTTGCCCTGGGGTCTGTCGCCTCAGCCTCAAACCTCCTGGATGCTTTGGTTTACACGACAGTGGAAGGCTCGAGTTCGAAACTGCGGGATATTTTGACCCCTGGGAAGCCCGTCTTCTATGGGAGAGAACG ATCCCAGCAGGGTAATACATCTATGAGCAGGTGTGCCTGCTGCTCCACTACTCGCGATCCCTCCATCTACACACTTGGAAAGCCCACGCCGCGGAGCTTCAACGATTGCCCCAAGAAGCGTTTCAGTCAAGAAATTTCCTTGTGTCTTCAAGCTGCAG GTTGCCCGCAAGAATCCCCGGAGCAACACAACATAGTGACCGCTTTGGCCCAAGCCCTGGATAAGCGGAGCGGCAGTGGAGTGTCTCCGGTTCATTTCAGAG ACGTGACTGTAGCTTGCCAGGGCTCAGACCTGATGTTCACTGCTCTCCTGATGGCCAGATCAGCGGAGCAACTCACTGCTCTGCTACGGGACTTCTCTCTCTTCTCGGAGAGCAAGGAGGTGGTTGACTTTGGGGAATGGAACAGCACGGCAGCGACGGCGTGTGCGAGAGATGCCAACGTGACAGAAACGCCTCTAG GAGCAACGTCGGAGAAGCCGGGAGCAACCAAAGAGCCTCAAACCCCACAGGCCGAGCTGCTTATCAATGAGGTGAATCCAGACAACCCCGGAGCACGAGAAGATACTGAATACATCGAACTCTTCTACCCTGGATTAGCGCCCTTTGACCTCCGTGGCTACTGGCTTGTCCTGTACAACGGCAAGAACAACTTAGCTTACAAGGTGGTGAACCTTACGGGCCACCGTACAGATGAGCACGGCTACTTCCTAGTGGGTAGTGATGGGGTGATCCCTAAACCCTTGATTGTTCTGCCCCCCAATACTATCCAGAATGGAGTGGATGCTGTAGCTCTCTACCACAGCACCACAGCGACTTACCAAATTAACATGGCCTTGACCAGTGAGGGACTGGTGGATGCTGTGGTGTACAAGTCCCGGGGCTCGGAAAAGGCCGACAAGCTGCTTGCAGTTCTTGCCCCAGGCCAAAGTGTCCTGTACGAAGATGACTCCCACAGTCACCTAGACGAATCTCTGAGTCGGTGTCACAGTCTGAAGCCTAGAAACCACAGAAGTTTCCAG GTGACAGCAATCACGCCCTTCCAGGAGAACGCCTGCCTGCCTCTGGGCTCAAATTCGACTGAGGAAGTGGCTCACAACCATTCTGTTTTAATCAATGAAGTCGGCTTGGGTAACAGTTCCATCCTCTACCAGTTCTTTGAGCTGAAAGGGATACCTGGCACTAGCTTGAAAGGATATTCTTTGGCGTTCTTCTCTGGCTGGGATCACAAGCCATACATGAGCATCCCCCTGCAAGGCACATTTGGAAGCAGTGGTCTGTTTGTCATCCTTCCAGAACGACAGGCCAGGCCTGGGAAAGCTCATG ACCAGCTGATTGCACCCTATGTTTGGAGCAAACTTTCTGCACAGCAGGAATTTCAGGCTGTTGTAGTGACCAGCCGTGTGCCGCAAGTCCATAATGGCACTTTAATGACCGGGGAGAACATAGAAGACGCAGTGGCTTTTACACTAGAGGCCAATGCCAGCCCAGGACATCTGGGATTTCTGGGACCAATCCATGTCATTTCTAAGAGAGGAGAAAG GCCAGTATCCTTGAGCCGCTGTTCGTATTGTAGCACAACCTTTGCCGTCTCAGAAACCACCCCTGGCTTGGAGAACAGCTGCCCCCAGGAGTCTCTTTCTATGGTTTTTGAAATATGCCTGCAGACACCCA ATTGCTCCATGTGGTCTCAGAACCCCTCGATGCTGGCTCGTTTCCAAAGGGCACTGGCGGACTCCATGGAGGAGAATTGTTCCTGTGGCATCTCTCCATGTTATTTGCAAG GGTTTAATTTCACCTGTTTCAGCTCTGTTCTGAAGCTCTCCGGTCAGTTGTGGGCCAGGTCTTCCGAGCAGCTCCAGCTCCTGTCTAAGTGGCAGGCTGACTTCTCCAGAAGCCCGCACCCTTTCCTTGTGGATGGGAGGCTGCTCAAACCAAATAGATCGTGCTCAGAGTCGGGAAGGACACTGAAGTTTGAAG cttCATTCCGGACTTGGGAAATTGCACTTGTTATCCTAGGATCTGTTTTGCTTTTCCTGCTGTTAACCGGTATAGCATTGTATTACATCAAAAG ACGGCCTCAGAATTACACCACCATTGAGATGAATGACCGCTGCGAGATAATGGAGGGCATTTGA